The following proteins come from a genomic window of Megalobrama amblycephala isolate DHTTF-2021 linkage group LG1, ASM1881202v1, whole genome shotgun sequence:
- the tmem205 gene encoding transmembrane protein 205 — translation MATEGDPTDFVKVLHLLVISFTWGMQVWVSFIAGFVLISQVSRHTFGLVQSKLFPFYFYCLLGGNAISLSVYAVYHPRELLDWHEGIQMSLFFVAVIMAGLNAQWFGPSATESLLVMQEIEKEHGLGGQVGMSANKEGYAKLREQDPKYKEHRSNFYRFHGLSNLCNLIGFFSTTVNLIYLALHLGTI, via the exons ATGGCTACTGAGGGAGACCCAACTGACTTTGTGAAGGTGCTTCACCTCCTGGTGATTTCGTTCACCTGGGGAATGCAGGTGTGGGTGTCTTTCATTGCAG GTTTTGTGCTGATCTCCCAGGTGTCCAGGCACACGTTCGGTCTCGTGCAAAGCAAGTTGTTCCCGTTTTATTTCTACTGTCTGCTGGGTGGAAATGCAATCAGTCTGTCTGTATACGCCGTGTATCACCCCAGAGAACTGCTGGACTGGCACGAGGGCATACAG ATGAGTCTGTTCTTTGTGGCCGTGATCATGGCCGGTCTGAACGCGCAGTGGTTCGGTCCATCTGCCACAGAGAGCTTGCTGGTCATGCAGGAGATCGAGAAGGAACACGGTCTGGGAGGTCAGGTGGGAATGAGCGCCAATAAGGAAGGATACGCCAAACTGCGTGAGCAGGACCCCAAATACAAGGAGCACAGGTCCAACTTCTACCGCTTCCATGGTCTGTCTAACCTCTGTAACCTCATAGGCTTTTTCTCCACCACCGTCAATCTCATTTACCTGGCTCTGCATTTGGGAACAATATGA